The following proteins are co-located in the Palaemon carinicauda isolate YSFRI2023 chromosome 30, ASM3689809v2, whole genome shotgun sequence genome:
- the LOC137623675 gene encoding uncharacterized protein, with amino-acid sequence MFLSACLAIFLPIAAFSWNPYFSGINDGFTPPKFTQPAPPACDKFQHPVQKFPDIWRNDKGKRNEQNVLEDPSTTQAPSQAPAAAMDVAGEAPWVNPVYQQQRLVGVNADYLLREEINVPSGTRITWYKNNVTIHQNVNNNLARSSLNSSRLVVSTKVYIDCAKITDGGLYTLQLDIPNRSYNWHRNYAVIIVGRSGIPGVSCRFSANEMAYIPRIYQYAKRAYVSVGESIVLPCGFKGLLADVAWYVNNTRISSDQQHETMPGGDLMIRQTSASETTHYTCLVWSTAYANLHDRVNTAVYVQE; translated from the exons ATGTTTCTGTCAGCATGCTTGGCAATTTTCTTACCAATTGCCGCCTTCAGCTGGAATCCATATTTTTCTGGAATCAACGACGGGTTTACACCGCCCAAGTTCACTCAACCAGCGCCACCTGCCTGCGATAAATTTCAACATCCAGTGCAGAAG TTTCCTGATATTTGGAGGAACGACAAAGGAAAGAGGAATGAACAGAACGTTTTGGAAG ATCCCTCTACAACCCAAGCTCCATCACAGGCTCCTGCTGCGGCAATGGATGTTGCGGGAGAAGCCCCTTGGGTTAACCCAGTCTACCAACAGCAAAGGTTGGTGGGCGTCAATGCAGATTACCTCCTCAGGGAAGAAATCAACGTCCCTTCAGGGACCAGAATCACCTGGTACAAGAACAACGTTACCATTCACCAG AATGTTAATAACAACTTGGCTAGGTCGTCGCTCAACTCATCTCGTCTTGTGGTATCAACCAAGGTCTATATCGACTGTGCCAAAATCACTGATGGA ggACTTTACACACTGCAGTTGGATATACCTAATAGGAGTTATAACTGGCATCGTAACTACGCCGTCATTATTGTTG GTAGGAGCGGTATTCCCGGAGTATCCTGCAGATTCTCAGCCAATGAGATGGCCTACATTCCTCGTATTTACCAATATGCCAAGCGGGCCTATGTCTCCGTGGGGGAAAGCATTGTCTTGCCCTGTGGCTTCAAAGGGCTCCTCGCAGACGTGGCTTGGTATGTTAACAACACACGGATCTCCTCTGACCAACAACACGAG ACAATGCCAGGTGGTGACCTAATGATTCGCCAGACAAGTGCGTCTGAAACTACCCATTACACTTGCTTGGTATGGAGTACAGCTTATGCAAATCTGCATGATCGTGTAAACACTGCTGTTTACGtacag